TTATATAAAATTTCCATTCCTGCTGGATAACTTCTAGACATTTTAGAAATATATACACCATCTTTAATGTAAACCATATCAAGAGTATAGTAGCCAATATCAATAACAATTGTATCTTTTCTGGCTATATCACTGTATTTCCATGCAAAATCAATATATGCTCCTAATCCTTGAGGCAAAAATTCAATTTTTTCAGGGATTTCAATTTTATTTCCATTTGTTTTTATTTCCAATGTCTTCAACTGATACTTTAAAAGAGATATTTTTTTAGAATCATACACAGAAGGTGGTAACCCTAATCCTATTCCTTTTATTGCTATCCCTTGTTTGACTAACTTATTGATACAATATCCTATAATTGCGAAGTAAGGTTCTGTCCCTACAAAATCTTCAGTCAATTTTCTTCTCGGTGAAGCATCAGGACCTACTAAATAATTATTGCCATTAACACTAATAACAGAAAAACGATCATTAAAGACTTTTTCAGTATGAATATAAGGCTCAACCAAAGTCTTAAAACAAAAATCCTTATCATTTAGAGAAATTTTGGTATAAAGAGAACCTATGTCAATACCCACATATTCTCCCTCTTTATCGTTAAGATTATCTTGTTTTTCTTCTTTGATTTCTAAAGCTTCTGAAGTATTAAGAAACCTTTTATCATTGAGATTTAAATTTTTTTCTGGTGAACTTTGACTATTTATTAGCTCTGTTGAGATTCGACTTTTTATTGTCTTTCTTAAGTTTTCATCTTTACTTATAATTTCTTCATAAGCATAATGACTTCTTATAACATCTACTATAAATTTACCTCGCAATGTTTGGGGAATTAAATCTAAAATTTCAATTACATCGTTGTGCATTTCTGAATTCAGAATAAAAAAATATAATTTTCTCATGTTAATTCCTCCTTTATGTCTTTATAATAAATATTAAAATTAAACCTTGGTAATTTATCGTCAAGTGCTAAAATTTGCGCTCATAATGTTTGTAATATTTAAATTAATTTTCTACTACAAAGTAGGCTAGGAAATGAAAAATCTTAATCAAAGTTTTTTCATATCCCTAAATGAGGTTTTAAGACATTTATAGGCTCTGTAAACTTTACAAAAAGGCAGTTGATTAAAAAAAATAAGAGATTTAGTTTTTGACTCAACAACTTAACTATGTCTAAAAAGAGAAAGGGAGAAAATCTCCCTTTCTCTTTTTTAATTTATTATTTCATTGTTTTCTTAACATCCTAAATCATTATTAAAGTTTCTTTAGCCTTTTTTAAGCTTCCTCTAATGCTTTTTTCATGAAATATTCGCCAGTCTCTCTCATCTGCTGGATTAAAATTTCCGTTATTTTCTTTATAATTTCTTCAATCTATCTTTTCCTATCATTGTTCATAAGTCCTCTCTTTCTTTATTTTTCTATATCTTTCTATATCTATTATGCTACATGTATAGTTAATTGGAGATGTTAAAATCATCTTTCTTACTATGCTCATTATTTCTTTTTTCTCATCACCCTCTATTTTTCTGCCATCTCCTGCATATAGCTCAGATTCATCGGTATCAGACCATATATTCAAAAGTTCTGCAAGGTCATGTCCCTGTAAATTATTTTTATTAGTTTTTGCCCTCATTGCAACCTCCTTCTTTTGTATTGTTTATTTTATTGCCTTTTTTCTTCTTGTCAAAGATCAAATATATTAGTTTTAGTATAAAAAATAGGTTTTTAATTTTTTTCTCAATTAAAATTAACCTTTTTTACGAAACTTCAAAAACCCTTTAAAAAAGTGATTAAATTAGTATTTAATACCAACAAACCTTCTAACAAAGGATTCCCTGTTTAGAGTTTCCCTTGTTAGAAGGTTTTTTTTATCTTCTACGCATCATATCTTAATCTGCTATTCAACACTTGGTCTTTTATGAATTCCATTATCTTTTTTCTTCTTTCTCCTGTAATTAATTCTCCATTCTCATCTACAATCTCTATATCAGGATTATCAGGGTCCCAAGCTAACAGGAAATCGGCTAACTCATCATCAATATTCCCCATGTTGTTTTTACTCATCCATTCCTCCTTTTTTGTTGATTAATTTGCCTAAGGCAAATTCCTATAAATTAGTATAACCTCATTGTCTTTTATTTTTTTCCCGATTAACTGTATCCTGATATGCCGGATAAGGAATATTTTTTTATCATTTTTTGTTAAAAGGGTAAATATAAATATTATTTTTCTGAAAAGTATTTTTTGGCACTTTTTTGCAAAAAAATTTTTTATTCGCAGTATGCAAAATGAAATTGTCATTTTACATATAGTATTGCAAAATGAAATTCAACATTTCGTATTTTCAAAGGTTTGTATAATATTTTTTATATGCAAAATGAGCATATTCATTTTGCATATAGTAGATAATAAAATGAAATGGAGGATGAAAAAAAATGAAAAATTTTAGAATTCTTACTACTGAACTTGAGGCTATTAAGCATCAGATGGAACAACTCTGTAACTTGTTTAGAGCTGAATTTGGAGGTGATGGATTAAAGAATAACAAGTTAGTGCTTAAACTTGCTAATTGTGCAAATAAGAAATGTCCTTATTGTCCTCATGGTCCTTATTGGTATAGAGCATTCTTTAATACTCGTACACGCAAGTTTATGTTTAAATACATTGGTTCATCATTAAAGAAGAGCATGTTAAAAGGGAATGAAATGCAACATTGGGATAGGCTTAAGTTTTATGATAATGAGATAAAAAGGCTGAAAAAGGAAAAGCAACTTATTATAAAAGAACTCAAGAAGTTAGAAAAGTGAAAATTCTCACTGAAAATTGACCCACTTTTACAAATTAAAGGGGTAAGAATTTTTCTCAAAATTGGGGTGCAGTACAGGTGTCGAATGAACTTAAGAAGAAGGAGATATTTATTTCCTTTTGTAAATTTCTTGTG
The nucleotide sequence above comes from Thermodesulfovibrio aggregans. Encoded proteins:
- a CDS encoding ParM/StbA family protein; translation: MRKLYFFILNSEMHNDVIEILDLIPQTLRGKFIVDVIRSHYAYEEIISKDENLRKTIKSRISTELINSQSSPEKNLNLNDKRFLNTSEALEIKEEKQDNLNDKEGEYVGIDIGSLYTKISLNDKDFCFKTLVEPYIHTEKVFNDRFSVISVNGNNYLVGPDASPRRKLTEDFVGTEPYFAIIGYCINKLVKQGIAIKGIGLGLPPSVYDSKKISLLKYQLKTLEIKTNGNKIEIPEKIEFLPQGLGAYIDFAWKYSDIARKDTIVIDIGYYTLDMVYIKDGVYISKMSRSYPAGMEILYNKIIDEFTVKYSDFINDVYVDLLLKDGKFTYFGKEYKFDVQEYISRFYLPEIESRLKDYVIELKNNGYKIDQVLLTGGGAVYLNDKVDGVYISDNPQFANARGYKIYVEYVERK